One Cellulomonas taurus genomic region harbors:
- a CDS encoding glucose PTS transporter subunit EIIB, translating into MSKAEQILAALGGNGNVVDLEPCITRLRVEVTDPQQVDEAALKQTGAFGVVRSGRIVQVIVGPEADNLAAELDGLR; encoded by the coding sequence TTGAGCAAGGCAGAGCAGATCCTGGCGGCGCTGGGTGGCAACGGCAACGTGGTCGACCTGGAGCCGTGCATCACCCGCCTGCGGGTGGAGGTCACTGACCCGCAGCAGGTGGACGAGGCGGCCCTGAAGCAGACCGGCGCCTTCGGCGTCGTGCGCTCGGGCCGGATCGTGCAGGTCATCGTCGGCCCGGAGGCCGACAACCTGGCCGCCGAGCTCGACGGACTGCGCTGA
- a CDS encoding globin, giving the protein MTPEDPTSFYAAVGGHDTFVRLVDVFYQGVAEDPVLAPMYPEQDLGPAKVRLTMFLEQYWGGPTTYSEQRGHPRLRMRHAPFPVDTDARDRWLRHMRTAVDALELAPLHEAMLWDYLERAAHSLVNTATMPS; this is encoded by the coding sequence ATGACCCCCGAGGACCCCACCTCGTTCTACGCGGCCGTCGGCGGCCACGACACCTTCGTCCGCCTGGTCGACGTCTTCTACCAGGGCGTCGCCGAGGACCCGGTGCTGGCACCGATGTACCCGGAGCAGGACCTGGGACCGGCCAAGGTGCGGCTGACCATGTTCCTGGAGCAGTACTGGGGCGGCCCCACCACGTACTCCGAGCAGCGTGGCCACCCCCGGCTCCGGATGCGCCACGCGCCCTTCCCGGTCGACACCGACGCCCGGGACCGTTGGCTGCGCCACATGCGCACCGCGGTCGACGCGCTGGAGCTCGCGCCGCTGCACGAGGCGATGCTCTGGGACTACCTGGAACGCGCCGCGCATTCGCTGGTCAACACCGCGACCATGCCATCCTGA
- a CDS encoding acyl-CoA thioesterase codes for MTDATTSPDPIQNLLAVLDLSATGDDSFTATSLPQPSGRVFGGQVISQALIAAGRTVPEGRLPHSLHGYFLRPGDVRTPIDLSVERLRDGRSFSARRTHAAQDGAAILSMIASFQERQDGVELTEPMPEVPAPEEVPSAMDVMGDMDHPVARFWTHESAFDVRHVGGAIYLGADPTHAEGQQVWMRTRAALPDDQLLHRALLAHACDQIMLEPILRRAGLSWLTPGLSVSSLDHAMWWHRDVRVDDWLLFDQRSPSAQGGRGLGATRVFDRSGTLVASIAQEGMVRVPAGN; via the coding sequence GTGACCGACGCGACGACCTCCCCCGACCCGATCCAGAACCTGCTCGCCGTGCTCGACCTGAGCGCCACCGGCGACGACAGCTTCACCGCGACCAGCCTGCCTCAGCCCTCCGGCCGGGTGTTCGGCGGTCAGGTGATCTCCCAGGCGCTGATCGCGGCCGGCCGCACGGTGCCGGAGGGCCGTCTGCCGCACTCGCTGCACGGCTACTTCCTGCGGCCCGGCGACGTGCGCACCCCGATCGACCTGTCGGTGGAGCGGCTGCGGGACGGCCGGTCGTTCTCCGCCCGCCGGACCCATGCCGCGCAGGACGGCGCGGCCATCCTGTCGATGATCGCTTCCTTCCAGGAACGGCAGGACGGGGTGGAGCTGACCGAGCCGATGCCGGAGGTCCCCGCACCGGAGGAGGTGCCCTCGGCGATGGACGTGATGGGCGACATGGATCACCCGGTCGCCCGGTTCTGGACGCATGAGAGCGCCTTCGACGTCCGGCACGTCGGCGGGGCGATCTACCTCGGTGCCGACCCGACGCACGCCGAGGGCCAGCAGGTGTGGATGCGCACCCGGGCGGCGCTCCCCGACGACCAACTGCTGCACCGGGCACTGCTGGCCCATGCTTGCGACCAGATCATGCTGGAGCCGATCCTGCGCCGCGCCGGGCTGTCCTGGCTGACCCCCGGCCTGTCGGTGTCCAGCCTGGACCACGCGATGTGGTGGCACCGGGACGTGCGGGTGGACGACTGGTTGCTCTTCGACCAGCGCAGCCCGAGCGCGCAGGGCGGCCGTGGCCTCGGCGCGACCCGGGTGTTCGACCGGTCCGGCACCCTGGTCGCCTCGATCGCCCAGGAGGGCATGGTCCGGGTCCCCGCCGGGAACTGA
- a CDS encoding phosphoenolpyruvate hydrolase family protein codes for MDRTRALERLRSTVAAGRPIIGGGAGTGISAKSAEAGGIDLLIIYNSGRYRMAGRGSLAGLLAYGDANAIVMEMADEVLPVVKDTPVLAGVNGTDPFRVMGRFLDDLQRAGFTGVQNFPTVGLIDGTFRQNLEETGMGFDLEVEMIAAAHERDLLTSPYVFDVEQAVAMAEAGADILVPHMGLTTKGSIGAGTALTLDACVERIQQMRDAAVRVNPDILVLCHGGPIAEPADAQYVLSRTTGVVGFFGASSIERLPTEVAIRQQTEAFKAVGFGD; via the coding sequence ATGGACCGCACCCGCGCACTGGAACGTCTGCGCTCGACCGTGGCCGCCGGCCGACCGATCATCGGCGGCGGAGCGGGCACCGGCATCTCGGCCAAGTCGGCGGAGGCCGGCGGCATCGACCTGCTGATCATCTACAACTCCGGGCGGTACCGGATGGCCGGTCGCGGCTCGCTCGCGGGACTGCTCGCCTACGGTGACGCGAACGCCATCGTGATGGAGATGGCCGACGAGGTGCTGCCGGTGGTCAAGGACACCCCGGTACTCGCCGGGGTCAACGGCACCGACCCGTTCCGGGTGATGGGCAGGTTCCTGGACGACCTGCAGCGGGCCGGGTTCACCGGGGTGCAGAACTTCCCGACCGTCGGTCTGATCGACGGCACCTTCCGGCAGAACCTGGAGGAGACCGGGATGGGCTTCGACCTGGAGGTCGAGATGATCGCCGCTGCCCACGAGCGCGACCTGCTGACCAGCCCCTACGTCTTCGACGTGGAGCAGGCGGTCGCGATGGCCGAAGCCGGTGCGGACATCCTGGTGCCGCACATGGGCCTGACCACCAAGGGTTCGATCGGTGCCGGCACCGCGCTGACCCTGGACGCCTGCGTGGAGCGGATTCAGCAGATGCGGGACGCCGCGGTGCGGGTCAACCCGGACATCCTGGTGCTCTGCCACGGGGGGCCGATCGCCGAGCCCGCCGACGCCCAGTACGTGCTCAGCCGCACCACCGGCGTGGTGGGCTTCTTCGGCGCCTCGTCGATCGAGCGGCTGCCCACCGAGGTGGCGATCCGCCAGCAGACCGAGGCGTTCAAGGCGGTCGGTTTCGGCGACTGA
- a CDS encoding Tm-1-like ATP-binding domain-containing protein, translating to MTTVALIGTLDTKGAEYRWLAERLAELDVRAVTIDVGPLSDAAADVTAAQVAEAAGSSVASLRASGDRGAALITMGEGAATVLADLYRRGAVDAVLAVGGSGGSSVAARAMQALPVGAPKLLVSTMASGDVAPYVGESDVTLMYSVVDIAGINSLSEQVLGNAVAAVAGMARAAQARRSAPEGRHRPMVALTMFGLTTPACDEAREELTALGYEPVVFHATGSGGRAMERLAADGFLAGVLDLTTTELADDLVGGVLSAGPDRLTAAGAAGVPQVVSVGALDMVNFGPEASVPERFDGRRFLVHNATVTLMRTTAEEMAELGRRLTTKLRAGHGPRALVLPLRGVSGIDTAGGPFEDAEADAALFDAIRHGMADSELPLIEADQHINDPGFGRAAARLLHDLIATH from the coding sequence ATGACGACGGTGGCCCTGATCGGGACGTTGGACACCAAGGGTGCGGAGTACCGCTGGCTGGCCGAGCGCCTGGCCGAGCTGGACGTGCGGGCGGTGACCATCGATGTCGGACCGCTGTCCGACGCGGCGGCCGACGTGACAGCGGCGCAGGTGGCCGAGGCGGCCGGCAGCTCGGTGGCGAGCCTGCGGGCGTCCGGCGACCGGGGCGCGGCGCTGATCACGATGGGCGAGGGGGCGGCGACCGTGCTGGCCGACCTCTACCGTCGCGGCGCGGTGGACGCGGTCCTGGCCGTGGGCGGTTCCGGCGGATCCTCCGTGGCGGCCCGTGCGATGCAGGCGCTGCCGGTGGGGGCGCCCAAGCTGCTGGTGTCGACGATGGCATCGGGCGATGTGGCGCCCTACGTCGGCGAGTCCGACGTCACGCTGATGTACTCGGTGGTGGACATCGCCGGGATCAACTCGCTGTCCGAGCAGGTGCTCGGCAATGCGGTGGCAGCAGTCGCCGGGATGGCCCGGGCGGCGCAGGCCCGCCGCTCGGCACCCGAGGGCCGGCACCGCCCGATGGTTGCGTTGACCATGTTCGGGCTGACCACGCCCGCCTGCGACGAGGCCCGGGAGGAACTGACCGCGTTGGGGTACGAGCCGGTGGTCTTCCACGCCACCGGCAGCGGTGGCCGGGCGATGGAGCGACTGGCCGCCGACGGCTTCCTGGCCGGGGTGCTGGACCTGACCACCACCGAGCTGGCCGACGACCTGGTGGGCGGGGTGCTCAGCGCCGGACCGGATCGGCTGACCGCCGCCGGGGCCGCCGGGGTGCCGCAGGTGGTCAGCGTCGGTGCGCTGGACATGGTGAACTTCGGCCCCGAGGCCAGCGTGCCGGAGCGGTTCGACGGTCGCCGGTTCCTGGTGCACAACGCCACCGTCACGCTGATGCGCACCACCGCCGAGGAGATGGCTGAGCTCGGGCGGCGACTCACCACGAAGCTGCGTGCCGGACACGGTCCGCGCGCCCTGGTGCTGCCGCTGCGCGGGGTGAGCGGCATCGACACCGCGGGCGGCCCCTTCGAGGACGCCGAGGCCGACGCCGCCCTGTTCGACGCGATCCGGCACGGCATGGCCGACTCCGAGCTCCCGCTGATCGAGGCCGACCAGCACATCAACGACCCCGGCTTCGGCCGCGCGGCGGCCCGGCTGCTGCACGACCTGATCGCCACGCACTGA
- a CDS encoding PLP-dependent aminotransferase family protein, with product MTELIDPAELARLLGHWQGPGAAQAAPLRAGLADLVQDGALPAGARLPAQRALAAALGIARGTVDRVYRELAAEGLVTAQQGSGTYVQRPALRRRTRDTGRLSSFTASPEPIDLSSGALPAAPGVAEVFARVAELLADGHAHRDGYFPAGLPELRAALARRLTADGVPTAPDQLMVTAGSQQAVWLVGQTLIGAGDTVVTEDPTYRGALGVFGAAGARIRAVPTGAHGIDTDLLGRALAQRPRLLYVQTSLHNPTGVHTGRARRSEIGRLVDRGDTLVLDDQSCADLPRTRSGRLGGLDGRVHPERLITVGTTSKLFWGGLRIGWIRADPAMIRRLTATRSAVDLGSAVADQLAVSLLLPRTAELRAERRDLLDTQYRQTVEVLAAEAPDWSWSAPDGGSGLWVETGQDTVRLASRAQAAGVRLAPGPGFSAYEGHRSRLRLPLWHEPGMLAEALRRVR from the coding sequence ATGACGGAGCTGATCGATCCGGCCGAGCTGGCCCGTCTGCTCGGCCACTGGCAGGGCCCCGGCGCCGCGCAGGCGGCCCCGCTGCGCGCTGGCCTGGCCGACCTGGTCCAGGACGGTGCCCTGCCGGCCGGAGCCCGCCTGCCCGCCCAACGCGCCCTCGCCGCGGCCCTCGGCATCGCCCGGGGCACCGTGGACCGGGTGTACCGGGAGCTGGCGGCCGAGGGCCTGGTCACCGCCCAGCAGGGCTCCGGCACCTACGTGCAACGACCGGCACTGCGGCGACGGACCCGCGACACCGGCCGCCTGAGCTCCTTCACCGCTTCCCCCGAGCCGATCGACCTGTCCAGTGGCGCCCTGCCCGCCGCCCCCGGGGTCGCCGAGGTCTTCGCCCGGGTCGCCGAGCTGCTCGCCGACGGCCACGCGCACCGGGACGGCTACTTCCCGGCCGGACTGCCCGAACTGCGCGCGGCGCTGGCCCGTCGTCTCACCGCCGACGGCGTGCCCACCGCCCCGGACCAGCTGATGGTCACCGCCGGATCGCAGCAGGCCGTCTGGCTGGTGGGCCAGACCCTGATCGGTGCCGGGGACACCGTCGTCACCGAGGACCCGACCTATCGCGGCGCGCTCGGGGTGTTCGGCGCGGCCGGTGCCCGGATCCGGGCGGTGCCCACCGGTGCGCACGGCATCGACACCGACCTGCTCGGCCGCGCCCTGGCCCAGCGGCCCCGGCTGCTCTACGTGCAGACCTCGCTGCACAATCCCACCGGCGTGCACACCGGCCGGGCCCGTCGCAGCGAGATCGGCCGACTGGTCGACCGGGGCGACACCCTGGTGCTCGACGACCAGTCCTGCGCCGACCTGCCCCGCACCCGCTCCGGCCGGCTCGGCGGTCTGGACGGCCGGGTGCACCCCGAGCGGCTGATCACGGTCGGCACCACCTCCAAGCTGTTCTGGGGCGGACTGCGGATCGGCTGGATCCGGGCCGACCCGGCGATGATCCGACGCCTGACCGCCACCCGCAGCGCGGTGGACCTCGGCTCGGCCGTGGCCGACCAGCTCGCCGTGTCCCTGCTGCTGCCCCGCACGGCGGAGCTGCGAGCCGAGCGCCGGGACCTGCTGGACACCCAGTACCGGCAGACCGTCGAGGTGCTGGCCGCCGAGGCCCCGGACTGGAGCTGGTCGGCTCCGGACGGCGGCAGCGGACTGTGGGTAGAGACCGGACAGGACACCGTGCGCCTGGCCAGCCGGGCCCAGGCAGCCGGTGTCCGGCTGGCCCCGGGACCGGGGTTCTCCGCCTACGAGGGGCACCGCAGTCGGCTGCGGCTGCCGCTGTGGCACGAGCCCGGGATGCTGGCGGAGGCGCTGCGCCGGGTGCGGTGA
- a CDS encoding DNA topoisomerase IB, producing the protein MVRLRRVRIDSPGWTRKRAGKSFHYLDLDRVRITDIEHLDRITALAIPPAWQDVWISPWPNGHIQAAGLDDARRRQYLYHQQWRARRDRLKHDHVLDVGRRLPAARRSVRRDLALPGFPRAKALALAFRLLDLAYFRAGGEGYAQRNGSYGLATLRREHVEVLDEQRVHFCYPAKSGQVRDVVVEDAQVAELIGTLLRRRGGGPELLAWSDDDGWHDIVSAEVGADVKHRLGDDASPKDFRTWHATVLAARALAAAGPAPSSERARRTVVAQMVKDVSTELGNTPAVCRASYIDPRVIDLWAHGTAIAPTRSQAVAEKRTLELLG; encoded by the coding sequence GTGGTCAGACTGCGACGCGTACGGATCGACTCCCCCGGCTGGACCCGCAAGCGCGCCGGGAAGTCGTTCCACTATCTCGACCTGGACCGCGTGCGGATCACGGACATCGAGCACCTGGACCGGATCACCGCGCTGGCCATCCCGCCCGCGTGGCAGGACGTGTGGATCAGCCCGTGGCCGAACGGCCACATCCAGGCCGCCGGACTCGACGACGCCCGGCGCCGGCAGTACCTCTACCACCAGCAGTGGCGCGCCCGCCGCGACCGGCTCAAGCACGATCACGTGCTCGACGTCGGCCGCCGCCTGCCCGCCGCCCGGCGTTCGGTCCGCCGCGACCTGGCGTTGCCCGGTTTCCCCCGGGCGAAGGCGCTGGCTCTGGCCTTCCGGCTGCTCGACCTCGCCTACTTCCGCGCCGGGGGCGAGGGCTACGCGCAGCGCAACGGCTCCTACGGCCTGGCCACCCTGCGCCGCGAGCACGTCGAGGTGCTGGACGAGCAGCGGGTGCACTTCTGCTACCCGGCCAAATCCGGTCAGGTCCGGGACGTCGTGGTCGAGGACGCCCAGGTCGCCGAGCTGATCGGCACCCTGCTGCGGCGGCGCGGCGGCGGTCCGGAGCTGCTGGCCTGGTCCGACGACGACGGCTGGCACGACATCGTCTCCGCCGAGGTCGGGGCGGATGTGAAGCACCGGCTGGGCGACGACGCCTCGCCGAAGGACTTCCGCACCTGGCATGCCACGGTGCTCGCCGCCCGGGCGCTGGCAGCCGCCGGACCCGCACCGTCGTCGGAACGGGCACGCCGCACGGTGGTCGCGCAGATGGTCAAGGACGTGTCCACCGAACTCGGCAACACCCCGGCCGTGTGCCGCGCCTCCTACATCGACCCGCGGGTGATCGACCTGTGGGCGCACGGCACCGCCATCGCCCCCACCCGCTCCCAGGCGGTGGCCGAGAAGCGGACCCTGGAGCTGCTGGGCTGA
- a CDS encoding SDR family oxidoreductase, giving the protein MAKPAPDDLLPHPIADTLPGLVPGLGPDGHPRPDAPLVAVTGVTGYVGGRLVPELLAAGYRVRALARHPERLRGRPWFHDVEAVKADASDADQIRAALDGADVAYYLIHSMGSGSEFEERDRGTARTFGKAAREAGVGRLIYLGGLAPEGEKLSPHLASRTEVGEILLDSGVPTAVLRAAVILGSGSASFEMMRYLTERLPAMTVPKWVENRIQPIAVRDVLRYLVGAASLPPEVSRAFDIGGPEVLTYRDMMQHYAAVAGLGRRIIVPVPVLTPGLSSLWVGLVTPVPSGIARPLVESLVHEVVCDEHDIAEYIPDPPQGLIGFDRAVKLALTRIHEAAVTTRWSSAGVPGAPSEPLPTDPDWAGGSLYVDERSVRVDASPAALWRVLEAVGGERGWYSWSLAWRVRGLLDRLVGGPGLRRGRRDPSRLLVDDAVDFWRVEEVVPGELIRLRAEMRLPGLAWLELRVQPTEEGGSSDWTTPPTVYAQRAIFHPRGLAGQLYWWSVYPFHGVVFGGMQRNIAHAAEVAERSRSDR; this is encoded by the coding sequence ATGGCGAAGCCCGCACCCGATGACCTGCTCCCCCACCCGATCGCCGACACGCTGCCGGGGCTGGTTCCCGGCCTCGGACCCGACGGGCACCCGCGCCCGGACGCGCCGCTGGTCGCCGTCACCGGGGTGACCGGCTACGTCGGTGGTCGGCTGGTCCCCGAGCTGCTGGCAGCGGGTTACCGGGTGCGCGCCCTGGCCCGGCACCCGGAACGGCTGCGCGGACGGCCCTGGTTCCACGACGTCGAAGCGGTGAAGGCCGACGCCAGTGACGCCGACCAGATCCGCGCCGCCCTGGACGGCGCCGACGTCGCCTACTACCTGATCCACTCGATGGGCTCGGGCAGCGAGTTCGAGGAGCGCGACCGCGGCACCGCCCGCACCTTCGGCAAGGCGGCGCGTGAGGCGGGGGTCGGTCGGCTGATCTACCTGGGCGGCCTCGCACCCGAGGGCGAGAAGCTGTCACCGCACCTGGCGTCCCGCACCGAGGTCGGCGAGATCCTGCTGGACAGCGGAGTGCCGACCGCCGTGCTGCGTGCGGCGGTGATCCTCGGCTCCGGGTCGGCCTCCTTCGAGATGATGCGGTACCTCACCGAACGACTGCCCGCGATGACGGTGCCGAAGTGGGTGGAGAACCGGATCCAGCCCATCGCGGTCCGGGACGTGCTGCGCTACCTGGTCGGAGCCGCCTCCCTGCCGCCAGAGGTCAGCCGGGCCTTCGACATCGGTGGCCCCGAGGTGCTCACCTACCGCGACATGATGCAGCACTACGCGGCGGTGGCCGGGCTGGGTCGCCGGATCATCGTCCCCGTACCGGTACTGACCCCGGGGCTGTCCAGCCTCTGGGTCGGCCTCGTCACCCCGGTACCCTCCGGCATCGCCCGCCCCCTGGTCGAGTCCCTGGTGCACGAGGTCGTCTGCGACGAGCACGACATCGCGGAGTACATCCCCGACCCGCCGCAGGGACTGATCGGCTTCGACCGCGCCGTGAAGCTCGCGCTGACCCGGATCCACGAGGCGGCGGTCACCACCCGGTGGTCGTCCGCCGGCGTGCCCGGCGCGCCGAGCGAACCGCTGCCCACCGACCCGGACTGGGCCGGTGGCTCGCTCTACGTCGACGAGCGCAGCGTCCGGGTGGACGCCTCCCCCGCCGCGCTGTGGCGGGTACTGGAGGCGGTCGGCGGCGAGCGCGGCTGGTACTCCTGGTCGCTCGCCTGGCGGGTGCGCGGCCTGCTGGACCGCCTGGTCGGCGGCCCCGGCCTGCGCCGTGGTCGCCGCGACCCGAGCCGCCTGCTGGTGGACGACGCCGTCGACTTCTGGCGGGTCGAGGAGGTCGTGCCCGGGGAACTGATCCGGCTGCGCGCGGAGATGCGTCTGCCCGGCCTGGCGTGGCTGGAGCTGCGAGTACAGCCCACCGAAGAGGGTGGGTCGAGCGACTGGACCACCCCGCCGACCGTCTACGCGCAGCGGGCGATCTTCCACCCGCGGGGACTGGCCGGCCAGCTCTACTGGTGGTCGGTGTACCCGTTCCACGGTGTGGTCTTCGGTGGCATGCAGCGGAACATCGCGCACGCCGCCGAGGTCGCCGAGCGCTCCCGCAGCGACCGCTGA
- a CDS encoding acyl-CoA thioesterase, with the protein MARLRVPVQLRWSDVDAYAHVNNVAMLTILEESRIEAFWASPPSVDDTERRPWPTAVLDAGPGAETSTLVARQQIEYLVPLAYRRSPVLVEMWLGHLGGASMDVCYEVKDEDGTVYARAETTVVLVDAATGRPRRLGDTERAAWTPYVEEPVRFRHRGR; encoded by the coding sequence ATGGCCCGACTGCGGGTGCCGGTGCAGCTGCGCTGGTCGGATGTGGACGCCTACGCGCATGTGAACAACGTGGCGATGCTGACCATCCTGGAGGAGTCCCGGATCGAGGCGTTCTGGGCCAGCCCGCCCTCGGTGGACGACACCGAGCGCCGACCCTGGCCGACCGCCGTGCTGGACGCCGGGCCGGGTGCCGAGACGTCGACCCTGGTCGCCCGCCAGCAGATCGAGTACCTGGTGCCGCTGGCGTACCGGCGTTCGCCGGTGCTGGTCGAGATGTGGCTGGGCCACCTCGGCGGCGCGAGCATGGACGTCTGCTACGAGGTCAAGGACGAGGACGGCACGGTGTACGCACGGGCCGAGACCACCGTGGTGCTGGTGGACGCGGCGACCGGGCGGCCCCGCCGGCTCGGCGACACCGAGCGGGCCGCGTGGACGCCGTACGTCGAGGAGCCGGTGCGGTTCCGGCACCGCGGTCGCTGA
- the ettA gene encoding energy-dependent translational throttle protein EttA, protein MAEFIYSMYKARKAHGDKVILDDVSLNFLPGAKIGVVGPNGAGKSTILKIMAGLDQPSNGEARLSPGYTVGILQQEPPLNEEKTVLGNVQEGVAEIKGKIDRFNEISALMAEPDADFDALMAEMGELQEAIDAADAWDLDAQLEQAMDALRCPPPDADVKVLSGGERRRVALCKLLLEQPDLLLLDEPTNHLDAESVLWLEQHLASYPGAVLAVTHDRYFLDHVAEWICEVDRGRLYPYEGNYSTYLEKKQARLEVQGKKDAKLAKRLKDELEWVRSSAKGRQTKSKARLERYEEMAAEADRTRKLDFEEIQIPPGPRLGSVVLEASDLQKGFDGRVLIDGLSFTLPRNGIVGVIGPNGVGKTTLFKTIVGLEPLDGGNLKVGETVQISYVDQSRGGIDPKKTLWEVVSDGLDFIKVGNVEMPSRAYVASFGFKGPDQQKPAGVLSGGERNRLNLALTLKQGGNLLLLDEPTNDLDVETLGSLENALLEFPGCAVVVSHDRWFLDRVATHILAYEGTEENPSAWYWFEGNFASYEENKVSRLGADAARPHRVTYRKLTRD, encoded by the coding sequence TTGGCTGAGTTCATCTACTCCATGTACAAGGCGCGGAAGGCGCACGGCGACAAGGTCATCCTCGACGACGTGTCGCTGAACTTCCTGCCCGGCGCGAAGATCGGCGTCGTCGGCCCGAACGGTGCCGGAAAGTCGACCATCCTGAAGATCATGGCCGGGCTCGACCAGCCCTCCAACGGCGAGGCGCGGCTGAGTCCGGGGTACACGGTCGGCATCCTGCAGCAGGAGCCGCCGCTGAACGAGGAGAAGACCGTCCTGGGCAACGTCCAGGAGGGTGTCGCCGAGATCAAGGGCAAGATCGACCGCTTCAACGAGATCTCCGCCCTGATGGCCGAGCCGGATGCCGACTTCGACGCGCTGATGGCCGAGATGGGTGAGCTGCAGGAGGCGATCGACGCCGCCGACGCTTGGGACCTGGACGCCCAGCTCGAGCAGGCGATGGACGCGCTGCGCTGCCCGCCGCCGGACGCCGACGTCAAGGTGCTCTCCGGTGGTGAGCGTCGCCGGGTCGCGCTGTGCAAGCTGCTGCTGGAGCAGCCCGACCTGCTGCTGCTCGACGAGCCGACCAACCACCTGGACGCGGAGAGCGTGCTGTGGCTGGAGCAGCACCTCGCCTCGTACCCCGGCGCCGTGCTCGCCGTCACCCACGACCGGTACTTCCTGGACCACGTCGCCGAGTGGATCTGTGAGGTCGACCGCGGTCGGCTGTACCCCTACGAGGGCAACTACTCCACCTACCTGGAGAAGAAGCAGGCCCGCCTGGAGGTGCAGGGCAAGAAGGACGCCAAGCTCGCCAAGCGCCTGAAGGACGAGCTGGAGTGGGTGCGGTCCAGCGCCAAGGGTCGCCAGACCAAGTCGAAGGCCCGCCTGGAGCGCTACGAGGAGATGGCGGCCGAGGCCGACCGGACCCGGAAGTTGGACTTCGAGGAGATCCAGATCCCGCCGGGCCCGCGTCTGGGCTCGGTGGTGCTGGAGGCCTCGGACCTGCAGAAGGGCTTCGACGGCCGGGTGCTGATCGACGGTCTGAGCTTCACGCTGCCGCGTAACGGCATCGTCGGCGTGATCGGCCCGAACGGTGTGGGTAAGACCACCCTGTTCAAGACCATCGTGGGGCTGGAGCCGCTGGACGGCGGCAACCTCAAGGTCGGCGAGACCGTGCAGATCTCCTACGTCGACCAGTCGCGTGGCGGCATCGACCCGAAGAAGACCCTGTGGGAGGTGGTCTCCGACGGGCTCGACTTCATCAAGGTCGGCAACGTGGAGATGCCGTCCCGCGCCTACGTGGCGTCGTTCGGGTTCAAGGGCCCGGACCAGCAGAAGCCCGCGGGGGTGCTCTCCGGTGGTGAGCGCAACCGGCTGAACCTGGCGCTGACCCTCAAGCAGGGCGGCAACCTGCTGCTGCTCGACGAGCCCACCAACGACCTGGACGTCGAGACGCTCGGCTCGCTGGAGAACGCGCTGCTGGAGTTCCCCGGCTGTGCGGTCGTGGTCTCCCACGACCGGTGGTTCCTCGACCGGGTGGCGACGCACATCCTGGCCTACGAGGGCACTGAGGAGAACCCCTCCGCCTGGTACTGGTTCGAGGGCAACTTCGCCTCCTACGAGGAGAACAAGGTCTCCCGCTTGGGTGCCGACGCCGCGCGTCCGCACCGGGTCACCTACCGCAAGCTGACCCGCGACTGA
- a CDS encoding single-stranded DNA-binding protein: MAIRELTVTVTGWVGAPPKLYPGQGEHPVPFTQLRVGHTVRELDRHTGELSDGATSWFTVKSFRDLAVNVADCLRTGDPVVVHGRLRVEEWADAEGRISRSAVVLADSIGPDLRWGTTKFSRVARPTAPRSPEAEDAEVEAVLAEHPPADLEATDVDELPTVPLATGS, encoded by the coding sequence ATGGCCATCAGAGAACTGACCGTCACCGTCACCGGCTGGGTCGGCGCCCCGCCCAAGCTGTATCCGGGTCAGGGCGAGCACCCGGTGCCGTTCACGCAGCTGCGGGTGGGCCACACCGTGCGGGAGCTGGATCGACACACCGGCGAGCTCTCCGACGGCGCGACCAGCTGGTTCACGGTGAAGTCGTTCCGCGACCTGGCGGTGAACGTGGCCGACTGCCTGCGCACGGGCGACCCGGTGGTGGTGCACGGCCGGCTCCGGGTCGAGGAGTGGGCGGATGCCGAGGGCAGGATCAGCAGGTCGGCGGTGGTCCTGGCGGACTCGATCGGACCGGACCTGCGGTGGGGCACCACGAAGTTCAGCCGGGTGGCGCGCCCGACGGCTCCGCGTTCCCCGGAGGCGGAGGACGCGGAGGTGGAGGCTGTCCTGGCCGAGCACCCGCCCGCGGACCTGGAGGCGACCGACGTCGACGAGCTGCCCACCGTGCCCCTCGCGACCGGCAGCTGA